One region of Mycolicibacterium lutetiense genomic DNA includes:
- a CDS encoding ammonium transporter, with protein sequence MPEIDPAATAWLLASTALVLLMTPGLAIFYGGMVRTTGVLNMIMMSFISIPLVTVAWLLVGYTLAFSDDAGGGLIGGLQHFGMLGITPSTVHGSVPELLFATFQLAFAILTAALVSGAIADRAKFAAWMLFVPVWAVAVYAVVAHWVWGPGGWLAGLGVLDYAGGLVVEIVSGASALALALVLGPRIGFKQDAMRPHNLPFVLLGVGLLWFGWFGFNAGSALAANGTAAAIFLNTLVAGCLGMLGWLTVEQVRDGKPTTFGAASGVVAGLVAITPSCGTVNTLGAVVVGLAAGVVCSFAIGLKFRFGYDDSLDVVGVHFVGGVVGVLLIGFLATEVMTQGPQGLFYGGGLTQLGKQLLGAVVVAVYAFAMSYLLAKAIDRFMGFRLSPEDETTGVDFTQHAESAYAEGVHGHLPQRRPGLFGQLGQPGGLTQRPDPAEEDSAG encoded by the coding sequence GTGCCCGAAATCGATCCGGCCGCCACGGCCTGGCTGCTGGCCAGCACCGCGCTGGTGCTGCTGATGACCCCCGGCCTCGCCATCTTCTACGGCGGCATGGTCCGCACCACCGGCGTGCTCAACATGATCATGATGAGCTTCATCTCGATCCCGCTGGTCACCGTGGCCTGGCTGCTGGTCGGCTACACCCTGGCGTTCTCGGACGACGCCGGCGGCGGTCTGATCGGCGGCCTGCAGCACTTCGGCATGCTGGGCATCACGCCCAGCACCGTCCACGGCTCGGTACCCGAGCTGTTGTTCGCCACATTCCAGCTGGCCTTCGCCATCCTCACGGCTGCCCTGGTCAGCGGGGCCATCGCCGACCGGGCGAAGTTCGCCGCCTGGATGCTGTTCGTCCCGGTCTGGGCGGTCGCGGTGTACGCCGTCGTCGCGCACTGGGTCTGGGGCCCGGGCGGCTGGCTGGCCGGCCTGGGCGTCCTCGACTACGCGGGCGGCCTCGTCGTCGAGATCGTCTCGGGGGCCTCGGCCCTGGCGCTGGCCCTGGTGCTCGGACCTCGCATCGGCTTCAAACAGGACGCCATGCGTCCGCACAACCTGCCGTTCGTGTTGCTCGGCGTCGGTCTGCTGTGGTTCGGCTGGTTCGGTTTCAACGCCGGCTCGGCACTGGCGGCCAACGGCACCGCCGCGGCGATCTTCCTCAACACCCTGGTGGCCGGCTGCCTGGGCATGCTCGGCTGGTTGACCGTCGAGCAGGTCCGCGATGGCAAGCCGACGACCTTCGGTGCGGCCTCCGGTGTGGTGGCCGGCCTGGTGGCGATCACCCCGTCGTGCGGCACGGTCAACACCCTCGGCGCAGTCGTGGTGGGCCTGGCGGCCGGCGTGGTGTGTTCCTTTGCGATCGGCCTGAAGTTCCGGTTCGGCTATGACGACTCGCTCGACGTGGTGGGCGTCCACTTCGTCGGCGGCGTGGTCGGCGTGCTGCTGATCGGATTCCTGGCCACCGAGGTGATGACCCAAGGCCCGCAGGGCCTCTTCTACGGCGGCGGGCTGACCCAGCTGGGCAAGCAGCTGTTGGGCGCCGTCGTGGTGGCCGTCTACGCCTTCGCCATGTCCTACCTGCTGGCCAAGGCCATCGACCGGTTCATGGGTTTCCGGCTCAGTCCCGAAGACGAGACCACCGGCGTCGATTTCACCCAGCACGCCGAGTCCGCCTACGCCGAAGGTGTGCACGGGCATCTGCCCCAGCGTCGGCCCGGATTGTTCGGGCAGCTGGGCCAGCCCGGGGGTCTGACGCAGCGTCCGGATCCGGCCGAAGAAGACAGTGCGGGATGA
- a CDS encoding DUF7159 family protein — MDIVLGVAMAPTTVRMVLVEGEKADGVTVDHDVFDVTAGDDSATATASDQVVAAILGTQESATAGGHHLKSIGVTWTDHSDAAALRDTLSAHGIDDVMLVSEGHAAAALAQAVGRAVGYSTTALLFIDRDTATLSVVKTDDGSVVKVLAQSLHSADAMAVLTDMAAAVEASDSAPDGMFVLGAGVDVASVKAHLENLVSLPVSAPDEPEMALARGAALASAHAPAFEATTVGLAYSQDPDGSTAGSAYALAGLSTEMAPLGDAPVDVVELVGDEMPMGGERKPFLLVGSALTSVFVVGVVALVISLAVNIRPTVDQRPAPAQGAVAPSAPAKLPAPAPPPEALVPPPPAPPPETIKAPIPVVQEAPAPAPQAPPRTVYVEQPAAVPPPAPEAPAPVPEAPAPLPIAPPPAPIYNPPAPYIPPLVVLPPAPRLPNIFRPPWDPPQRQSPQWDPPSRHEREAPQWPGSGSDDWNPGRSGRGSDDWNPGRSGRGSDDWNPGRSGGSRGGGDGGSLWPFPFGGH; from the coding sequence GTGGACATCGTATTGGGTGTGGCGATGGCACCTACGACGGTCCGCATGGTGCTGGTCGAAGGGGAGAAGGCCGACGGGGTCACTGTCGATCACGACGTCTTCGATGTCACCGCCGGTGATGATTCGGCAACCGCCACTGCGTCCGATCAGGTGGTCGCCGCCATCCTCGGAACCCAGGAGAGCGCCACTGCGGGCGGGCACCATCTGAAGTCGATCGGCGTCACCTGGACCGACCATTCGGATGCCGCCGCGCTGCGCGACACGCTGTCTGCGCACGGCATCGACGACGTCATGTTGGTCTCCGAAGGCCATGCCGCTGCGGCACTGGCCCAGGCGGTCGGCCGCGCGGTCGGTTACAGCACCACCGCACTGCTGTTCATCGACCGCGACACTGCGACGCTGTCCGTGGTGAAGACCGACGACGGCTCGGTGGTCAAGGTGTTGGCCCAGTCGTTGCACAGCGCCGACGCCATGGCCGTGCTCACGGACATGGCCGCCGCGGTCGAAGCGTCCGATTCCGCGCCGGACGGCATGTTCGTCCTGGGCGCCGGGGTGGACGTCGCCTCGGTGAAAGCGCATCTGGAGAACCTGGTGTCGCTGCCGGTCAGTGCCCCCGACGAGCCGGAGATGGCGCTGGCCCGCGGCGCCGCGCTGGCCTCGGCCCATGCGCCCGCGTTCGAGGCGACCACCGTCGGGCTGGCCTATTCGCAGGATCCCGACGGCAGCACCGCGGGTAGCGCCTACGCGCTGGCCGGTCTTTCCACCGAGATGGCCCCGCTGGGCGACGCGCCGGTCGACGTTGTGGAGCTCGTCGGCGACGAGATGCCGATGGGAGGGGAGCGCAAACCGTTCCTGCTCGTCGGTTCGGCGTTGACCTCGGTGTTCGTGGTTGGCGTTGTGGCGCTGGTGATCTCGCTTGCGGTGAATATCCGGCCGACTGTCGATCAACGCCCCGCACCGGCACAGGGCGCCGTGGCGCCCAGCGCCCCGGCCAAGCTCCCCGCCCCGGCGCCGCCGCCAGAAGCGCTGGTACCGCCGCCACCTGCCCCGCCGCCGGAGACCATCAAGGCTCCGATCCCGGTGGTCCAGGAGGCTCCGGCACCCGCGCCGCAGGCGCCGCCGCGCACGGTCTACGTCGAGCAGCCCGCCGCGGTCCCGCCGCCGGCACCCGAGGCTCCGGCGCCGGTTCCCGAAGCACCGGCACCGCTGCCCATCGCGCCGCCGCCGGCGCCGATCTACAACCCGCCGGCGCCGTACATCCCGCCGCTGGTCGTGCTGCCGCCTGCGCCGCGGCTGCCGAACATCTTCCGTCCCCCGTGGGATCCGCCGCAGCGTCAGAGCCCGCAGTGGGATCCGCCGTCACGCCACGAACGCGAGGCGCCGCAGTGGCCGGGCTCAGGCTCGGACGACTGGAATCCCGGTCGTTCCGGTCGCGGATCCGATGACTGGAATCCCGGTCGTTCCGGTCGCGGATCCGACGATTGGAATCCCGGTCGTTCCGGGGGTTCGCGCGGTGGTGGCGACGGGGGATCGCTGTGGCCCTTCCCGTTCGGTGGGCACTGA
- a CDS encoding cytochrome P450, with amino-acid sequence MRERIRWMALHGVVRGVSAVGIRRGDPQARLIADPAVLADPAPFADEMRRRGPLVRGRAILMTFDHNVATDLLRSDDFRVSRLGGNLPRPLRWVADKTDTGMLHPLLPPSLLAVEPPDHTRYRKLVSSVFTTRAVARLRERVKETADELLDSMDGDAGVVNIVDRYCAQLPVAVISDILGVPDADRAQVLRFGELGAPSLDIGLTWQQYQQVNSGIHGFEAWLTDHLRHLRRNPGDDLLSQIIAASEAGAAGEPLDESELRALAGLVLAAGFETTVNLLGNGIRMLLAHPEHLQTLSARPELWPNTVEEILRLDSPVVMSARVALRDTEVAGTAVQAGELVIVHLAGVNRDPAVFTDPHRFDIERDNAGRHLSFSGGRHFCLGAALARAEGQVGLQTFFDRFPDARAAGEGNRRDTRILRGWSTLPITLGKARTAVGS; translated from the coding sequence ATGCGCGAACGAATCCGGTGGATGGCCTTGCACGGGGTGGTTCGAGGCGTCTCCGCGGTCGGCATACGTCGCGGCGATCCGCAGGCCCGGTTGATCGCGGACCCAGCGGTGCTGGCCGACCCGGCGCCCTTCGCCGACGAGATGCGCCGACGCGGACCACTGGTACGCGGTCGCGCCATCCTGATGACGTTCGACCACAACGTGGCCACCGACCTGCTGCGCTCCGATGACTTCCGGGTGTCGCGGCTCGGCGGCAACCTGCCGCGTCCGTTGCGTTGGGTGGCGGACAAGACCGACACCGGGATGCTGCACCCGCTGCTGCCGCCGTCCCTGTTGGCGGTGGAACCACCCGATCACACCCGCTACCGCAAGCTGGTCTCCTCGGTCTTCACCACCCGCGCGGTGGCCCGGTTGCGGGAACGGGTGAAGGAGACCGCCGACGAACTGCTGGACTCGATGGATGGCGACGCCGGGGTGGTGAACATCGTGGACCGGTACTGCGCACAGCTGCCTGTCGCGGTGATCAGCGACATCCTGGGCGTCCCCGACGCCGACCGCGCCCAGGTGCTGCGCTTCGGCGAACTCGGCGCCCCGAGTCTCGACATCGGGCTGACCTGGCAGCAGTATCAACAGGTGAATTCCGGCATCCACGGATTCGAGGCCTGGCTGACCGATCACCTGCGCCACCTGCGGCGCAACCCCGGTGATGACCTGCTCAGCCAGATCATCGCGGCCTCCGAGGCGGGAGCTGCCGGAGAACCGCTCGACGAGTCGGAACTGCGGGCGCTGGCCGGGCTGGTGCTGGCGGCCGGATTCGAGACCACAGTCAACCTGCTGGGCAACGGCATCCGGATGCTGCTCGCCCATCCCGAACATCTGCAGACCCTCTCGGCCCGCCCCGAGCTGTGGCCGAACACGGTGGAGGAAATCCTGCGACTCGACTCACCGGTCGTGATGAGCGCGCGGGTGGCCCTGCGCGACACCGAAGTGGCCGGCACCGCGGTGCAGGCCGGAGAACTCGTCATCGTGCATCTCGCCGGCGTCAACCGCGACCCCGCGGTATTCACCGACCCGCACCGCTTCGACATCGAACGCGACAACGCCGGCCGGCACCTGTCGTTCTCCGGTGGCCGACACTTCTGCCTCGGTGCGGCCCTGGCCAGGGCCGAAGGACAGGTGGGCCTGCAGACCTTCTTCGACCGGTTCCCCGACGCCCGGGCCGCGGGCGAAGGCAACCGCCGAGACACCCGGATCCTGCGCGGTTGGTCGACTCTGCCGATAACGCTCGGAAAGGCACGCACAGCGGTAGGTTCGTGA
- the dcd gene encoding dCTP deaminase, giving the protein MLLSDRDIRAEIAAKRLAIEPFDDALVQPSSVDVRLDSLFRVFNNTRYTHIDPAKQQDELTSLVEPGEGEPFVLHPGEFVLGSTLEVCSLPDDLAGRLEGKSSLGRLGLLTHSTAGFIDPGFSGHITLELSNVANLPITLWPGMKIGQLCLLRLTSPAEHPYGSDKVGSKYQGQRGPTPSRSHLNFIKS; this is encoded by the coding sequence GTGCTGCTCTCCGATAGGGACATCCGGGCCGAGATCGCCGCGAAACGCCTCGCCATCGAGCCGTTCGACGATGCCCTGGTGCAGCCGTCGAGCGTCGATGTCCGCCTGGACAGCCTGTTCCGGGTGTTCAACAACACCCGCTACACCCACATCGACCCGGCCAAACAACAGGATGAGTTGACCTCCCTGGTCGAACCCGGTGAGGGGGAGCCGTTCGTTCTGCACCCCGGAGAGTTCGTGCTCGGCTCCACGCTCGAGGTGTGCTCGCTGCCCGACGACCTGGCCGGGCGCCTGGAAGGTAAGTCCTCGCTGGGCCGTCTCGGATTGTTGACGCACTCGACGGCGGGGTTCATCGACCCGGGCTTCTCCGGGCACATCACTCTGGAGCTCTCCAACGTCGCCAACCTGCCCATCACGTTGTGGCCCGGTATGAAGATCGGCCAGCTCTGCCTGTTGCGGCTGACCAGCCCGGCCGAGCACCCGTACGGCAGCGACAAGGTCGGCTCGAAATACCAGGGCCAACGTGGCCCGACGCCGTCGCGCTCACATCTGAACTTCATCAAGTCCTAG
- a CDS encoding DUF7159 family protein, which translates to MDVVIGIAMTSREARLLLVEGSHGDGAVIDHDSFDADADADADADADADTGTGVEHPGFREHIVNAVRDTYAAAPANGHTVNRVSLTWTDAVADEAKRVLDALDELGTATLAVVPTTDALEAAAEYTAQIADCDSVALWVVEPDETMLTVIGAEGEDGTRRLRSRRLDGPGEATAVLALRGVCDSFPEPISAVAIAGSAPDAESLVEEVNSVMSCPVAVGDDAALLLARGALLASSDIRDDSASAPKRDPLMRTVHMIVATVVLIVAGSVFLATTVHRADGGSPPQASTPAEHAAPVEPPIHVVVRMVVPRAGRAAQETLTVPHAESVVPPLPQVVRR; encoded by the coding sequence ATGGATGTTGTTATCGGTATTGCCATGACCTCGCGCGAGGCCCGGCTTCTCCTGGTGGAGGGCAGCCACGGCGACGGTGCGGTGATCGACCACGATTCGTTCGACGCCGACGCCGACGCCGACGCCGACGCCGACGCCGACGCCGACACCGGCACCGGCGTCGAGCACCCAGGCTTCCGCGAGCACATCGTCAACGCAGTCCGCGACACATACGCCGCCGCCCCCGCCAACGGCCACACCGTCAACCGTGTCTCGCTGACCTGGACCGATGCGGTGGCCGACGAAGCCAAGCGGGTCCTGGACGCCCTCGACGAGCTGGGCACAGCGACGCTGGCGGTGGTCCCCACGACTGACGCTCTCGAAGCTGCCGCCGAGTACACCGCCCAGATCGCTGACTGCGACTCGGTCGCGCTGTGGGTGGTGGAACCCGACGAGACCATGCTGACCGTGATCGGCGCCGAGGGTGAGGACGGCACTCGCCGGTTGCGTAGCCGCCGTCTGGACGGGCCAGGCGAGGCCACCGCAGTGCTGGCGCTGCGGGGCGTCTGCGACAGCTTCCCCGAACCGATCTCCGCAGTCGCCATCGCGGGATCCGCCCCAGATGCGGAAAGCCTTGTCGAGGAGGTGAACTCGGTGATGTCGTGCCCCGTCGCAGTCGGCGATGACGCTGCCCTGCTGCTGGCGCGCGGTGCGCTGCTCGCCAGCAGCGACATTCGGGACGATTCTGCGTCGGCGCCCAAGCGTGACCCGCTGATGCGCACCGTGCACATGATCGTGGCCACGGTGGTGCTGATCGTGGCGGGATCGGTGTTCTTGGCGACCACGGTGCATCGGGCCGACGGTGGTTCCCCGCCGCAGGCGTCGACCCCGGCTGAGCACGCGGCGCCGGTCGAGCCGCCGATCCACGTCGTTGTCCGCATGGTGGTTCCACGGGCTGGGCGGGCGGCGCAGGAAACGTTGACGGTGCCTCACGCCGAGAGCGTCGTGCCGCCGTTGCCGCAGGTGGTCCGTCGGTAA
- a CDS encoding UDP-glucose dehydrogenase family protein has translation MRCTVFGTGYLGATHAAGMAELGHEVIGVDIDPGKVAKLAAGDIPFYEPGLRKVLNDNLSAGRLRFTTDYDEAADFADVHFLGVGTPQKKGDYGADLRHVHAVIDTLVPRLRRSAVIVGKSTVPVGTAADLAERARGLAPADVDVEVAWNPEFLREGYAVHDTLHPDRIVLGVQHDSIRAEAAVRELYAPLIEDGVPFLVTDLQTAELVKVSANAFLATKISFINAISEVCEAAGADVTLLADALGYDPRIGRRFLNAGLGFGGGCLPKDIRAFMARAGELGANHALTFLREVDSINMRRRTAMVELTTRACGGSLLGANIAVLGAAFKPESDDVRDSPALNVAGMLQLNGAAVNVYDPKAMDNSQRVFPTLNYSTSVVEACDRADAVLVLTEWAEFVDLDPAELADTVRVKVVVDGRNCLDDQRWRDAGWRVYALGRPVATV, from the coding sequence ATGCGATGCACCGTTTTCGGTACCGGTTATCTGGGCGCGACACATGCCGCGGGGATGGCCGAGCTCGGCCACGAGGTGATCGGGGTCGACATCGACCCGGGCAAGGTGGCCAAACTCGCCGCCGGCGACATCCCGTTCTACGAGCCCGGCCTGCGCAAGGTGTTGAACGACAATCTGTCTGCCGGACGGCTGCGGTTCACCACCGACTACGACGAGGCCGCCGACTTCGCCGACGTGCACTTCCTCGGCGTCGGTACCCCGCAGAAGAAGGGCGACTACGGCGCCGATCTGCGCCACGTGCACGCCGTCATCGACACCCTGGTGCCGCGGCTGCGCCGGTCCGCGGTGATCGTCGGCAAGTCGACCGTTCCGGTCGGCACGGCCGCCGACCTGGCCGAGCGGGCCCGTGGACTCGCCCCTGCTGACGTCGACGTCGAGGTGGCCTGGAACCCGGAGTTCCTGCGCGAAGGCTACGCCGTGCACGACACCCTGCACCCGGATCGCATTGTGCTTGGGGTGCAGCATGATTCGATTCGGGCCGAGGCTGCGGTACGTGAACTCTACGCGCCGTTGATCGAGGACGGGGTGCCGTTCCTGGTCACCGACCTGCAGACCGCCGAGCTGGTCAAGGTGTCGGCCAACGCGTTCCTGGCGACCAAGATCTCGTTCATCAACGCGATCTCGGAGGTGTGTGAGGCCGCCGGTGCCGACGTCACGCTGCTGGCTGACGCGCTGGGCTACGACCCACGCATCGGGCGGCGATTCCTCAACGCGGGCTTGGGTTTCGGCGGCGGATGCCTACCCAAGGACATTCGCGCCTTCATGGCCCGCGCCGGTGAACTGGGCGCCAACCACGCCCTGACCTTCCTGCGTGAGGTCGACAGCATCAACATGCGTCGTCGCACCGCCATGGTGGAACTGACCACCCGGGCCTGCGGTGGATCCCTGCTGGGCGCCAATATCGCCGTACTCGGCGCGGCATTCAAACCCGAGTCCGACGATGTGCGCGACTCGCCGGCCCTCAACGTCGCCGGCATGCTGCAGTTGAACGGGGCCGCGGTGAACGTGTACGACCCCAAGGCGATGGACAACTCCCAGCGGGTGTTCCCGACGCTGAACTACTCCACGTCCGTCGTCGAAGCCTGCGACCGGGCCGATGCGGTGCTGGTGCTCACCGAGTGGGCCGAGTTCGTTGACCTTGACCCGGCTGAGTTGGCCGACACGGTGCGCGTCAAAGTCGTTGTGGACGGACGCAATTGCCTGGATGACCAGCGGTGGCGGGACGCCGGGTGGCGGGTCTACGCGCTGGGACGCCCCGTCGCCACTGTTTGA